The Rhodothermia bacterium genome has a segment encoding these proteins:
- a CDS encoding AIM24 family protein, whose product MSVYSLKNFLSKSSQDADLPEAFQLESPYMLKVDLKGTAWMKTGAMTAYRGNIGFKREGMLERGLGMFVKKALTGEGASLTKAEGTGELFLADRGKKISVIHLENEAICVNGNDVLAFDPTIRYNITMLKKVAGMLAGGLFNIRLEGTGYIAITTHYEPLTLHVTPNMPVVTDPNATVAWAASLQPEIRTDISFGTFLGRGSGESIQMVFSGEGFVVVQPYEEVYLQETS is encoded by the coding sequence ATGAGTGTTTATTCCTTAAAGAACTTCTTATCCAAGAGTAGCCAAGATGCAGACTTACCAGAAGCATTTCAGTTGGAAAGTCCCTATATGCTCAAAGTGGACTTGAAAGGAACCGCATGGATGAAAACGGGTGCTATGACGGCATATCGGGGCAATATCGGCTTCAAACGCGAAGGCATGTTGGAACGTGGCTTGGGGATGTTCGTCAAAAAAGCCCTGACGGGCGAGGGCGCTTCGTTGACCAAGGCCGAAGGAACGGGCGAACTGTTTTTGGCAGATCGGGGTAAAAAAATCTCGGTCATTCACTTGGAAAACGAGGCCATTTGTGTTAATGGAAATGATGTTTTGGCCTTCGATCCTACCATTCGTTACAATATCACCATGCTAAAAAAGGTGGCGGGGATGTTGGCCGGAGGCTTGTTTAATATTCGCCTCGAAGGAACGGGCTATATCGCCATCACCACCCATTACGAGCCGCTTACATTGCACGTTACGCCCAATATGCCCGTCGTCACCGATCCCAATGCCACTGTAGCATGGGCGGCCAGCCTACAACCGGAAATCCGTACCGATATTTCGTTCGGCACTTTTCTGGGTCGTGGTAGCGGGGAAAGCATCCAGATGGTTTTCTCTGGAGAGGGCTTTGTGGTCGTTCAGCCCTACGAGGAAGTCTATCTCCAAGAGACCTCGTGA
- a CDS encoding inorganic pyrophosphatase yields MSQKNYHLWRPHPWHGLDTGQNAPEVVQAYIEITPFDLIKYEVDKNTGYLKVDRPQRTSSLPPTLYGFIPRTYCGPRVSKLAPDATHGDGDPLDICVISERPINKSEILLNARVVGGLQMVDNGEADDKIIAVLDNDEVWAHCRDLGDLPTMLVNRLVHYFTTYKLVPGQEVHVHIAKQYGREEAYKVIEASMVDYQDMFGHLMLN; encoded by the coding sequence ATGTCTCAAAAAAATTATCATCTTTGGCGGCCACACCCTTGGCATGGATTGGATACGGGCCAAAACGCTCCAGAAGTTGTTCAAGCGTACATAGAAATCACGCCTTTCGACCTCATAAAATATGAAGTGGATAAGAATACAGGCTACCTTAAGGTGGATCGACCCCAGCGTACTTCTTCTCTGCCACCCACTTTGTATGGCTTTATTCCACGTACCTATTGCGGGCCGCGCGTAAGCAAGTTGGCTCCCGATGCAACTCATGGCGACGGAGACCCCTTAGATATTTGCGTAATTTCGGAGCGTCCCATCAACAAATCCGAAATCCTGCTCAATGCACGGGTTGTTGGAGGTTTGCAAATGGTGGATAATGGCGAGGCCGATGATAAAATTATTGCCGTCTTAGACAATGACGAGGTTTGGGCGCATTGCCGCGACTTAGGCGACCTCCCAACCATGCTTGTCAACCGCTTGGTTCATTATTTCACCACCTACAAATTGGTTCCGGGCCAAGAAGTCCATGTCCATATTGCAAAACAATACGGAAGAGAAGAAGCCTATAAAGTCATCGAAGCCTCGATGGTGGATTACCAAGACATGTTTGGCCATCTGATGTTGAACTAA
- a CDS encoding trypsin-like peptidase domain-containing protein, protein MQLTLRTALLFGSVFMLSACREQAQSQQFKDAKPQQVEQTSRDRASINIDQSRQTAITNAVKVVSPAVVSINVTELREYRDPFFNDPFFSQFFRGRTEPQYQEVKSLGSGFLISPDGYIVTNDHVAGNATKITVAFPDGSKREAQLVGTDRITDLALLKVETDKPLPYLSFANSEDVMVGEWVIAFGNPFGLFEATQPTVTVGVVSGLNRNLGPTQGHSYKGMIQTDASINSGNSGGPLMNAIGQVIGVNTVIYTQSGGSVGVGFAVPANKVQEVIGQLKKRGSVTRDVYTGLQVQDMNPYVAQQYGLPSLILVKGVQKNSPAAKAGFQANDVILKINNENVTNQEEAGLQLAGYRVGDKITVTVWREGREVTLNMVLGRLQAQGAM, encoded by the coding sequence ATGCAACTCACGTTAAGAACTGCTCTGTTGTTTGGGAGCGTTTTCATGCTTTCCGCTTGTCGAGAACAGGCACAATCGCAACAGTTTAAGGATGCAAAACCGCAACAAGTAGAACAAACGAGCCGTGATCGCGCCTCAATCAACATTGATCAATCACGCCAGACGGCGATTACCAATGCCGTAAAAGTGGTTTCTCCCGCAGTGGTAAGCATTAATGTTACAGAACTAAGGGAATACCGCGATCCTTTTTTTAATGATCCTTTCTTTTCGCAATTCTTTAGAGGCCGGACGGAGCCGCAATATCAGGAAGTCAAGAGCTTAGGTTCCGGCTTTTTGATCTCGCCGGATGGTTACATTGTCACCAATGACCATGTGGCGGGAAATGCCACTAAAATTACGGTTGCCTTTCCAGATGGCTCCAAACGTGAAGCCCAATTGGTGGGTACGGATCGCATCACGGATTTGGCCTTGTTAAAGGTAGAGACAGACAAGCCACTTCCTTATTTATCCTTTGCCAACTCGGAAGACGTGATGGTGGGTGAATGGGTGATTGCCTTCGGAAATCCATTTGGCCTTTTTGAGGCGACACAGCCCACCGTAACCGTGGGTGTGGTGAGCGGACTTAACCGGAACTTAGGCCCAACCCAAGGGCATTCGTACAAAGGGATGATCCAAACCGATGCTTCGATCAATTCAGGGAATTCGGGTGGCCCACTGATGAACGCCATCGGACAAGTGATTGGGGTGAATACGGTCATTTATACCCAATCTGGCGGTTCTGTTGGGGTTGGTTTTGCCGTCCCAGCCAATAAAGTACAAGAAGTGATCGGGCAACTCAAGAAACGTGGTTCAGTAACACGGGATGTTTATACGGGGCTTCAGGTACAAGACATGAATCCGTATGTGGCGCAACAATATGGCCTGCCCAGTTTAATTCTTGTGAAGGGTGTACAAAAAAATTCTCCTGCGGCCAAAGCTGGTTTTCAGGCAAACGATGTGATTCTTAAGATCAACAACGAGAACGTCACCAACCAAGAAGAGGCTGGCTTGCAGTTGGCTGGCTACCGTGTGGGAGACAAAATTACCGTTACCGTCTGGCGCGAAGGCCGAGAAGTGACCCTCAATATGGTACTTGGTAGGCTACAAGCACAGGGTGCAATGTAG
- a CDS encoding acyl-ACP desaturase yields the protein MDKMDALRTLEPEVEEMMQTHLQKRRLWFSSDFLPADEKAVDPENETFYNRLRERARSLGDAARVSLIVNLLTEEGLPHFHRIISTYLGDQSVWGRWNNMWTAEEDRHGAILRDYMRDSRIVNWSLVEHMQYAYQEAGFNPSWDKDPYRVFVYTSLQERATQYAHRNTAKYVGDDEPVFQNIAKNIAADEAKHFQFYRNVFSKILTMDPNRALQSALAIMPSIDMPGYRMPNFKEMADVIRRVGIYTPWDYKEIVEEAIAFWRMEHLTGLSEAGRVAQEKILAIPKRLQQIAEYIERRTVSKTFSFDFIYGRLIAFTG from the coding sequence ATGGACAAAATGGATGCGCTCCGCACCTTGGAGCCGGAAGTAGAGGAGATGATGCAAACCCATTTACAGAAAAGACGGCTTTGGTTCTCCTCGGACTTTTTGCCCGCCGATGAAAAAGCGGTAGATCCTGAAAACGAGACGTTCTACAACCGACTGCGGGAACGCGCCCGCTCATTGGGAGATGCCGCTCGTGTTTCGTTGATTGTGAATCTACTCACAGAAGAAGGACTGCCACACTTCCACCGCATTATCTCGACGTATTTGGGAGATCAGAGCGTGTGGGGACGTTGGAATAACATGTGGACTGCAGAGGAAGACCGACATGGGGCAATTCTGCGGGATTATATGCGCGATTCCCGAATTGTGAATTGGAGCCTGGTAGAACACATGCAGTATGCCTATCAAGAAGCGGGCTTTAATCCCTCGTGGGATAAAGACCCTTATCGGGTATTTGTTTATACCTCGCTTCAAGAGCGGGCCACCCAATATGCACACCGCAACACGGCAAAATATGTGGGTGATGACGAACCCGTCTTCCAAAACATTGCCAAGAACATTGCTGCCGACGAAGCTAAACATTTTCAGTTTTACCGAAATGTTTTTAGCAAAATTTTGACGATGGATCCCAATCGTGCCCTGCAATCGGCTTTGGCCATTATGCCCAGTATAGATATGCCGGGATACAGAATGCCCAATTTTAAAGAAATGGCCGATGTGATCCGCCGTGTTGGCATTTACACACCTTGGGACTATAAAGAAATTGTAGAAGAAGCCATTGCTTTTTGGCGCATGGAGCACCTGACCGGGCTTAGCGAGGCGGGTAGGGTAGCCCAAGAAAAGATCCTTGCCATCCCAAAACGCCTCCAGCAAATTGCCGAGTACATCGAACGCAGAACCGTCAGCAAAACGTTCTCTTTTGATTTTATCTATGGACGCTTAATCGCCTTTACCGGATAG
- a CDS encoding aminodeoxychorismate/anthranilate synthase component II has product MILFIDNYDSFTYNLVHLVGSITPDLKVVRNDELTVAEIQDIAPAGILLSPGPGRPEEAGVMPELIRRMGEHTPMFGVCLGHQAIGQAYGGTVTYAKTLMHGKISPVLHQNRGVFEGVPNPLDATRYHSLVVDRETLPDCFEVTAWVEDGTIMGIRHRSHPIEGVQFHPESVITLQSGGGKIIENWVACVLQTA; this is encoded by the coding sequence ATGATATTATTTATTGACAACTACGATAGCTTTACGTACAACTTGGTGCATTTGGTAGGGAGTATAACGCCAGACCTGAAGGTTGTCCGAAACGACGAGCTAACGGTGGCGGAAATTCAGGATATTGCGCCCGCCGGTATTTTATTGTCACCCGGCCCTGGACGCCCAGAAGAAGCGGGGGTAATGCCGGAGTTGATTCGTAGGATGGGTGAACATACACCGATGTTCGGGGTTTGTCTGGGACATCAGGCTATTGGGCAAGCCTATGGCGGGACGGTGACCTACGCAAAAACGTTGATGCACGGCAAAATAAGTCCGGTTTTACACCAAAACAGGGGCGTATTTGAAGGTGTCCCCAATCCATTAGACGCCACACGTTATCATTCTTTGGTGGTGGATCGTGAGACGCTACCCGACTGCTTTGAGGTGACGGCTTGGGTTGAAGATGGAACGATTATGGGGATTCGCCACCGAAGCCATCCCATAGAAGGGGTACAATTCCACCCCGAAAGTGTAATCACCTTACAATCTGGCGGTGGCAAAATCATTGAAAACTGGGTAGCCTGTGTTCTTCAAACGGCATGA